Proteins encoded together in one Euwallacea similis isolate ESF13 chromosome 12, ESF131.1, whole genome shotgun sequence window:
- the ATPCL gene encoding ATP-citrate synthase isoform X2, which translates to MSAKAIREATGKNLINKQLGGNTAAVQCQFASVDPDTNFAALVASNPWLKTEKLVVKPDQLIKRRGKLGLIAVNKSFDEVLKWIGDRMNKEQKIGQATGKLRNFIIEPFVPHKEEEETYVCIYSHRHADTILFYHQGGVDIGDVDSKAIKLEVLVGQSLKEEDVVTVLLTHVKSASKKNLIAKFIFNLYQLYVDLYFTYLEINPLVVTDNQIYILDLAAKLDATADFMCKPKWGEIDYPSPFGRDAFPEEAYIADLDSKSGASLKLTILNKKGRIWTMVAGGGASVIYTDTICDLGGTSELANYGEYSGAPSEQQTYEYAKTILSLMTHEKHTQGKVLIIGGGIANFTNVAATFRGIITALIEFKDRLIEHNIKIFVRRAGPNYQEGLRRMREVGQTLGIPLYVFGPETHMTSICGMALGTKPIPQENNVEFATANFLLPSGDKQPIKKKPEEEAAAARESAIKAAADHAAARQKMGDANTSPLFTATTKSIVWGMQNRAVQSMLDFDFVCRRQEPSVVAIIYPFTGDHKQKFYWGHKEILIPVYKKMNDAMTKHPDADVLISFASLRSAYQSAVETMEYTQIRTIAIIAEGIPENMTRKLIKLADEKGVVIIGPATVGGLKPGCFKIGNTGGMMDNILHSKLYRQGSVAYVSKSGGMSNELNNIVSHTTDGVYEGIAIGGDRYPGTTFIDHIKRYQADEKVKMIILLGEVGGTEEYKVCEAIKKREITKPLVAWCIGTCASMFTTEVQFGHAGSSANSTQETATSKNEALRKCGAHVPESFDSLGEIIRSVYDGLVKQGVVVPAPEVPPPTVPMDYSWARELGLIRKPASFMTSICDERGQELIYAGMPISEVLQKNVGIGGVISLLWFQRCLPPYVCKFFEMCLMVTADHGPAVSGAHNTIVCARAGKDLVSSLVSGLLTIGDRFGGALDSAARQFSEAYDKGMHPTEFVNHMRNKGELIMGIGHRVKSINNPDQRVSILKEYVLANFPATPLLSYALEVEKITTSKKPNLILNVDGCIATAFVDMLRTCGSFTSEEAQEYINIGAINSLFVLGRTIGFIGHFMDQKRLKQGLYRHPWDDISYVLPEQYNN; encoded by the exons ATGTCTGCAAAGGCTATCCGGGAAGCTACCGGAAAGAATTTAATCAACAAACAGCTGGGTGGGAATACTGCAGCAGTACAATGCCAGTTTGCCAGCGTGGATCCAGATACCAACTTTGCCGCACTAGTAGCCAGTAACCCGTGGTTAAAAACCGAGAAGTTGGTAGTCAAACCTGACCAGCTTATCAAAAGAAGAGGGAAACTAG GTTTGATTGCTGTAAACAAATCTTTTGATGAAGTCCTAAAATGGATTGGCGACCGGATGaacaaagaacaaaaaatcGGGCAAGCTACTGGCAAATTAAGGAACTTCATCATCGAACCTTTTGTTCCTCACAAGGAAGAAGAGGAAACATATGTGTGCATTTACTCTCACAGGCATGCTGATACTATATTGTTTTATCATCAAG GTGGGGTTGATATCGGTGATGTCGACAGTAAAGCTATCAAACTTGAAGTTCTCGTCGGCCAGTCCCTAAAGGAAGAAGACGTGGTTACAGTTTTGTTGACGCACGTAAAATCGGCCTCCAAAAAGAACCTAATAgcgaaattcatttttaacttataCCAACTCTATGTGGATCTTTACTTTACCTATCTAGAGATTAATCCCTTGGTAGTTACCgataatcaaatttatatcCTGGATCTGGCCGCAAAACTTGACGCTACTGCCGATTTCATGTGCAAGCCTAAATGGGGGGAAATTGATTATCCTTCGCCATTTGGACGAGATGCGTTCCCag aggAAGCTTATATTGCTGATTTGGACTCGAAATCGGGTGCTTCGCTAAAACTGACTATTCTTAATAAGAAAGGGCGTATCTGGACCATGGTAGCCGGTGGAGGCGCATCAGTAATCTACAC TGACACAATTTGCGATCTTGGAGGTACCTCCGAACTAGCAAACTACGGTGAATACTCCGGGGCGCCTTCTGAGCAGCAGACGTACGAATATgcaaaaaccattttatcaTTAATGACCCACGAGAAGCATACTCAAGGAAAGGTACTGATTATCGGGGGTGGTATTGCCAATTTCACAAACGTTGCAGCTACATTTAG AGGGATAATTACAGCTTTAATCGAATTCAAAGATAGGTTAATAGAAcacaacataaaaatattcgttCGAAGGGCCGGGCCAAATTACCAAGAAGGGTTGAGACGCATGAGAGAAGTTGGACAAACTCTTG gtaTTCCTCTCTACGTATTCGGTCCTGAGACCCACATGACATCCATCTGTGGTATGGCTCTCGGCACCAAGCCAATTCCCCAAGAAAATAACGTCGAATTCGCAACTGCTAACTTCTTACTCCCTTCCGGAGATAAGCAACCGATTAAAAAGAAACCTGAAGAAGAAGCAGCCGCTGCAAGAGAGAGCGCAATTAAGGCGGCCGCTGACCATGCTGCAGCCCGACAAAAAATG GGAGACGCCAACACGTCACCACTCTTCACAGCCACCACCAAGTCGATAGTGTGGGGCATGCAAAATAGAGCTGTGCAGTCAATGCTGGACTTCGATTTTGTTTGTAGACGTCAGGAACCCAGTGTGGTGGCCATTATTTATCCCTTCACTGGTGACCACAAGCAG AAATTCTACTGGGGGCATAAAGAAATTCTGATCCCAGTCTATAAGAAAATGAACGATGCGATGACAAAACATCCCGATGCTGATGTTCTCATTTCATTTGCTTCTCTCCGTTCGGCATATCAGAGCGCCGTGGAGACCATGGAATATACTCAAATCAGAACTATTGCCATAATCGCTGAAGGGATTCCTGAAAATATGACTAGAAAATTGATCAAATTAGCTGATGAAAAGGGAGTCGTAATAATTGGGCCAGCTACAGTGGGAGGCTTGAAACCAggttgtttcaaaataggaaATACTGGCGGAATGATGGATAACATTCTTCATTCCAAGCTTTACCGGCAGGGAAGTGTGGCGTATGTTTCTAAATCGGGAGGGATGTCTAATGAGTTGAATAATATTGTTTCTCACACAACTGATGGAGTTTATGAGGGCATTGCTATTGGGGGAGACAg atacCCGGGAACTACTTTCATCGATCATATTAAGCGATACCAG GCTGATGAGAAGGTGAAAATGATCATTCTCCTTGGTGAAGTAGGTGGAACTGAGGAGTACAAAGTCTGTGAGGCCATTAAAAAGCGTGAAATAACAAAACCTTTGGTAGCCTGGTGCATTG GTACGTGCGCCAGCATGTTCACAACGGAAGTACAATTCGGTCATGCCGGTTCATCTGCGAATTCCACCCAAGAAACCGCAACATCCAAAAACGAAGCCCTCAGAAAATGTGGCGCCCACGTTCCAGAATCTTTCGATAGTTTGGGCGAGATAATTAGATCGGTTTACGATGGCTTGGTAAAACAAGGGGTTGTTGTACCCGCCCCTGAAGTTCCACCACCAACAGTTCCCATGGATTATAGTTGGGCCCGGGAACTGGGTCTCATCAGGAAACCTGCTAGTTTTATGACATCGATTTGTGATGAAAGGGGACAAGAGTTGATTTATGCTg gtaTGCCAATTTCTGAAGTCCTCCAGAAAAATGTAGGAATTGGTGGCGTAATATCCCTACTTTGGTTCCAAAGATGTTTACCTCCATATGTCTGCAAATTCTTCGAAATGTGTTTAATg GTTACTGCTGATCACGGGCCTGCAGTGTCTGGCGCTCACAACACAATTGTATGCGCCAGAGCTGGCAAAGATCTCGTCTCCAGTTTGGTATCGGGATTGTTGACAATCGGCGATAGATTTGGAGGAGCATTGGACAGTGCTGCACGCCAATTTAGCGAAGCATATGACAAAG GGATGCATCCAACTGAATTTGTAAATCACATGAGGAACAAGGGTGAATTGATCATGGGTATTGGACACAG AGTAAAATCTATCAACAATCCCGATCAAAGGGTGTCCATCCTCAAGGAGTATGTCCTGGCCAACTTCCCAGCTACTCCTCTACTATCATACGCTCTAGAAGTGGAGAAAATTACCACCAGCAAAAAACCAAACTTGATTCTGAACGTTGATGGTTGTATCGCAACTGCTTTCGTGGACATGCTACGAACTTGCGGTAGTTTCACCAGCGAAGAAGCCCAGGAATACATTAACATTGGTGCCATCAATTCTCTGTTCGTCCTAGGTAGGACCATCGGTTTTATCGGGCACTTCATGGACCAGAAGAGACTGAAACAAGGCTTATACAGACACCCGTGGGATGACATTTCCTACGTGTTGCCTGAAcagtataataattaa
- the ATPCL gene encoding ATP-citrate synthase isoform X1 has product MSAKAIREATGKNLINKQLGGNTAAVQCQFASVDPDTNFAALVASNPWLKTEKLVVKPDQLIKRRGKLGLIAVNKSFDEVLKWIGDRMNKEQKIGQATGKLRNFIIEPFVPHKEEEETYVCIYSHRHADTILFYHQGGVDIGDVDSKAIKLEVLVGQSLKEEDVVTVLLTHVKSASKKNLIAKFIFNLYQLYVDLYFTYLEINPLVVTDNQIYILDLAAKLDATADFMCKPKWGEIDYPSPFGRDAFPEEAYIADLDSKSGASLKLTILNKKGRIWTMVAGGGASVIYTDTICDLGGTSELANYGEYSGAPSEQQTYEYAKTILSLMTHEKHTQGKVLIIGGGIANFTNVAATFRGIITALIEFKDRLIEHNIKIFVRRAGPNYQEGLRRMREVGQTLGIPLYVFGPETHMTSICGMALGTKPIPQENNVEFATANFLLPSGDKQPIKKKPEEEAAAARESAIKAAADHAAARQKMEPNQMETHSSFQGDANTSPLFTATTKSIVWGMQNRAVQSMLDFDFVCRRQEPSVVAIIYPFTGDHKQKFYWGHKEILIPVYKKMNDAMTKHPDADVLISFASLRSAYQSAVETMEYTQIRTIAIIAEGIPENMTRKLIKLADEKGVVIIGPATVGGLKPGCFKIGNTGGMMDNILHSKLYRQGSVAYVSKSGGMSNELNNIVSHTTDGVYEGIAIGGDRYPGTTFIDHIKRYQADEKVKMIILLGEVGGTEEYKVCEAIKKREITKPLVAWCIGTCASMFTTEVQFGHAGSSANSTQETATSKNEALRKCGAHVPESFDSLGEIIRSVYDGLVKQGVVVPAPEVPPPTVPMDYSWARELGLIRKPASFMTSICDERGQELIYAGMPISEVLQKNVGIGGVISLLWFQRCLPPYVCKFFEMCLMVTADHGPAVSGAHNTIVCARAGKDLVSSLVSGLLTIGDRFGGALDSAARQFSEAYDKGMHPTEFVNHMRNKGELIMGIGHRVKSINNPDQRVSILKEYVLANFPATPLLSYALEVEKITTSKKPNLILNVDGCIATAFVDMLRTCGSFTSEEAQEYINIGAINSLFVLGRTIGFIGHFMDQKRLKQGLYRHPWDDISYVLPEQYNN; this is encoded by the exons ATGTCTGCAAAGGCTATCCGGGAAGCTACCGGAAAGAATTTAATCAACAAACAGCTGGGTGGGAATACTGCAGCAGTACAATGCCAGTTTGCCAGCGTGGATCCAGATACCAACTTTGCCGCACTAGTAGCCAGTAACCCGTGGTTAAAAACCGAGAAGTTGGTAGTCAAACCTGACCAGCTTATCAAAAGAAGAGGGAAACTAG GTTTGATTGCTGTAAACAAATCTTTTGATGAAGTCCTAAAATGGATTGGCGACCGGATGaacaaagaacaaaaaatcGGGCAAGCTACTGGCAAATTAAGGAACTTCATCATCGAACCTTTTGTTCCTCACAAGGAAGAAGAGGAAACATATGTGTGCATTTACTCTCACAGGCATGCTGATACTATATTGTTTTATCATCAAG GTGGGGTTGATATCGGTGATGTCGACAGTAAAGCTATCAAACTTGAAGTTCTCGTCGGCCAGTCCCTAAAGGAAGAAGACGTGGTTACAGTTTTGTTGACGCACGTAAAATCGGCCTCCAAAAAGAACCTAATAgcgaaattcatttttaacttataCCAACTCTATGTGGATCTTTACTTTACCTATCTAGAGATTAATCCCTTGGTAGTTACCgataatcaaatttatatcCTGGATCTGGCCGCAAAACTTGACGCTACTGCCGATTTCATGTGCAAGCCTAAATGGGGGGAAATTGATTATCCTTCGCCATTTGGACGAGATGCGTTCCCag aggAAGCTTATATTGCTGATTTGGACTCGAAATCGGGTGCTTCGCTAAAACTGACTATTCTTAATAAGAAAGGGCGTATCTGGACCATGGTAGCCGGTGGAGGCGCATCAGTAATCTACAC TGACACAATTTGCGATCTTGGAGGTACCTCCGAACTAGCAAACTACGGTGAATACTCCGGGGCGCCTTCTGAGCAGCAGACGTACGAATATgcaaaaaccattttatcaTTAATGACCCACGAGAAGCATACTCAAGGAAAGGTACTGATTATCGGGGGTGGTATTGCCAATTTCACAAACGTTGCAGCTACATTTAG AGGGATAATTACAGCTTTAATCGAATTCAAAGATAGGTTAATAGAAcacaacataaaaatattcgttCGAAGGGCCGGGCCAAATTACCAAGAAGGGTTGAGACGCATGAGAGAAGTTGGACAAACTCTTG gtaTTCCTCTCTACGTATTCGGTCCTGAGACCCACATGACATCCATCTGTGGTATGGCTCTCGGCACCAAGCCAATTCCCCAAGAAAATAACGTCGAATTCGCAACTGCTAACTTCTTACTCCCTTCCGGAGATAAGCAACCGATTAAAAAGAAACCTGAAGAAGAAGCAGCCGCTGCAAGAGAGAGCGCAATTAAGGCGGCCGCTGACCATGCTGCAGCCCGACAAAAAATG gaACCAAACCAGATGGAGACGCATTCCTCATTTCAG GGAGACGCCAACACGTCACCACTCTTCACAGCCACCACCAAGTCGATAGTGTGGGGCATGCAAAATAGAGCTGTGCAGTCAATGCTGGACTTCGATTTTGTTTGTAGACGTCAGGAACCCAGTGTGGTGGCCATTATTTATCCCTTCACTGGTGACCACAAGCAG AAATTCTACTGGGGGCATAAAGAAATTCTGATCCCAGTCTATAAGAAAATGAACGATGCGATGACAAAACATCCCGATGCTGATGTTCTCATTTCATTTGCTTCTCTCCGTTCGGCATATCAGAGCGCCGTGGAGACCATGGAATATACTCAAATCAGAACTATTGCCATAATCGCTGAAGGGATTCCTGAAAATATGACTAGAAAATTGATCAAATTAGCTGATGAAAAGGGAGTCGTAATAATTGGGCCAGCTACAGTGGGAGGCTTGAAACCAggttgtttcaaaataggaaATACTGGCGGAATGATGGATAACATTCTTCATTCCAAGCTTTACCGGCAGGGAAGTGTGGCGTATGTTTCTAAATCGGGAGGGATGTCTAATGAGTTGAATAATATTGTTTCTCACACAACTGATGGAGTTTATGAGGGCATTGCTATTGGGGGAGACAg atacCCGGGAACTACTTTCATCGATCATATTAAGCGATACCAG GCTGATGAGAAGGTGAAAATGATCATTCTCCTTGGTGAAGTAGGTGGAACTGAGGAGTACAAAGTCTGTGAGGCCATTAAAAAGCGTGAAATAACAAAACCTTTGGTAGCCTGGTGCATTG GTACGTGCGCCAGCATGTTCACAACGGAAGTACAATTCGGTCATGCCGGTTCATCTGCGAATTCCACCCAAGAAACCGCAACATCCAAAAACGAAGCCCTCAGAAAATGTGGCGCCCACGTTCCAGAATCTTTCGATAGTTTGGGCGAGATAATTAGATCGGTTTACGATGGCTTGGTAAAACAAGGGGTTGTTGTACCCGCCCCTGAAGTTCCACCACCAACAGTTCCCATGGATTATAGTTGGGCCCGGGAACTGGGTCTCATCAGGAAACCTGCTAGTTTTATGACATCGATTTGTGATGAAAGGGGACAAGAGTTGATTTATGCTg gtaTGCCAATTTCTGAAGTCCTCCAGAAAAATGTAGGAATTGGTGGCGTAATATCCCTACTTTGGTTCCAAAGATGTTTACCTCCATATGTCTGCAAATTCTTCGAAATGTGTTTAATg GTTACTGCTGATCACGGGCCTGCAGTGTCTGGCGCTCACAACACAATTGTATGCGCCAGAGCTGGCAAAGATCTCGTCTCCAGTTTGGTATCGGGATTGTTGACAATCGGCGATAGATTTGGAGGAGCATTGGACAGTGCTGCACGCCAATTTAGCGAAGCATATGACAAAG GGATGCATCCAACTGAATTTGTAAATCACATGAGGAACAAGGGTGAATTGATCATGGGTATTGGACACAG AGTAAAATCTATCAACAATCCCGATCAAAGGGTGTCCATCCTCAAGGAGTATGTCCTGGCCAACTTCCCAGCTACTCCTCTACTATCATACGCTCTAGAAGTGGAGAAAATTACCACCAGCAAAAAACCAAACTTGATTCTGAACGTTGATGGTTGTATCGCAACTGCTTTCGTGGACATGCTACGAACTTGCGGTAGTTTCACCAGCGAAGAAGCCCAGGAATACATTAACATTGGTGCCATCAATTCTCTGTTCGTCCTAGGTAGGACCATCGGTTTTATCGGGCACTTCATGGACCAGAAGAGACTGAAACAAGGCTTATACAGACACCCGTGGGATGACATTTCCTACGTGTTGCCTGAAcagtataataattaa